The Rhopalosiphum maidis isolate BTI-1 chromosome 4, ASM367621v3, whole genome shotgun sequence region tatttatgtatataaattaatatgatttcgaTCATAATACCAATATGCTATAATACAGTAGAGTgaccataaaaataaagttaaaacactttaattaaccatataaatataataattgaaaaattgtcaATCAAGTTTTGATGCAgctgataataacaataagtgttttttttctcttttagtatgttgtattatatctaAACGTCCATTTTGTTCTATAGATAATACTGATCCacaaattgtacaaaatatttttcctacTTCATCAgcatcttttaaaaaataaaattctgattttaaaattggtgTGAAATGCCAAATCTGATGCATGAAATCTATTGCATCGTTTCCCAGAGCGTGTTCCGTGGAACCTAGGTGTTTCCGCCATATGtatgtgataatttataaaattatttaacattatatttggattatttatatattattaaaatttattattttatattatttaaaaaagttgggCACTACGAAACATAAACTATTTCTCAAGGGTTCCGTGATTGTTAATGTTTGGGAACCACTGATCTGTTTAATTGATGcactttatttgaattaaatgataaatcatcacgtccaaaaaaaccaatatagTGGAATTCAgcctgtatattattttgttgtagtcGTAGCTGAAAGAGTATTATTTCATAAGTCTATAAGtctatcaaaacaaaatatgcagATATTTGTACGActtcctaaaataaaaatgtacatatcattgaatttttttaataaaaattaaaaatatgatgcaGGCATATCTTaaagtgtttttatatatttataagacaaGTACCTAACTAtcctttttatcaaaatacctatataattgtataggtatagtgaGGGATGTATTGGTAAATAATgtcttgatttttaaaatttagataaccacaaaaaaatttttctttcttCGCTCGACACAGTCAATATctaccaaaaattattatcgctctgctcaaaaaattatattataaataaaatatacctactgttgtagaatataaatagtacTATCAATAACAGCcgtaaatattctattattttcgattataGTGTATAGTTGAGTTATACTATTTGATCccattaacttaattttaaataactgaacTAAAaggcttaatttatttatttaagattcataattattaatttatcttagagcataaaaacattaattacataaacaaaatatgttgattAGTCTACAAACTTACAATTTCTATTAGATgactcatatttttaatattaataaaataaacaatagcaATATATGACAcacactttaatattttaaaaggagataataacattaataggAATAAAACTAAGGAAGTTACAGttctatacagtatattttaagtgtatatCACCATTAAGTAGTTCTCTAATAGATatgttaaacttaatattaaatatataaaataaattatattaaattaaaaataaataataaaatgtataatatcctACGGTTCTCGCCGTTCCTGGTTATGTTCAATAGAcgttaaaaaactttaaataaacgttaataataacaatattttgtacacattTAACAGTAGcaaagataataattagttaatatttcttaatatttaaaaaaaacacaaaaattagGACTATTTCCTCAAGATTTTCATTGCTTAAATATTAccgattttaaatgttataaaatatgtttttgttaaacCAACAAATCTAGTGTTATCTCTCACAGAAATTAGGtcgttaaaattgatttttaacaatttttagaaataatatgataacgtaaatgattaatttgtttgatctatattgtttattaacctaaattgataaatatataaaatacaatttgtaaaaaaataattagctataatttaagcatattaattattttcaaatataaaatacgtctgaaattactacaaaattaaaaatgtatagttatttatttgtttatctaagcattataaacattaatcttCATTAacagcaaaataaatataaatataataaattttaatagtctCATTTGAATACCAATTAAAGAGTATCTAATCTatcgataatttttatgtaaaagtcatttatcaaatttatcaataaaataaatgatgaatggacaataatatatattatatatatataggtattgaaaATATGCCTATATATAATTCGAATAATATTCTTCAATTTTCGTCTGTTCGATTGTACTAAATTCTATGAAATAAATCCttagaatttaaatcaatttcaaaGACTCGTAAAGCATTATTTACATCTCTTCAAAAAAATGGCAAATGTTATAGCAAAccgtaagtatatatttttaaataattatgaaaaataacaagtttaacaatttgtttaaaaataaaattatagctgACAGTTTCGTATCAACGAAGCAATTTCCTGAAAATTTTCTGCTTGGAACGGCGACTGTTGCTTACCAAGTAGAAGGTGCTTGGAATGAAGGtaagttttcttttaattgattttctcatttttttaaaggttttgcttcaattatattataaaatattaagtttaaatcaaggctttaaatcgattttaaatatcgataaaaatcgttaaaaatcttttaaaaaatcaaaagtaataTCAAAATCGTGAATGCTTgttaatgattttcaaaatttctattaaaattgataaaagttaaaatcgataatttatattaaaatcaaaatcattacattatcaaaacaattttaaataaatgtaaaaaataattttaattttaaattcaaaagtatACAAGCATATAGACAtcaggtatatttatattttatattgttcataGGCACACTCATTGTTAAATTGGGTAATAACATTGactacacatattattgtatatcatgCACAATAGTgtgtatagtaataactactgataattaatagctaatgtctaatattttgttttctgagaatagaatatttacaatatagtatacataatacatattataggataatactataataggaaTCGGGGTTCGACGAGCGATTGTTGTTGACTTGTTGTTATTGcaagttttattttgataggtacctacacacGTTTGgcttgttaaataaaatgtttggaaaaatactttttccaatattgtaaattttaaaattaagcttAAAtcgaaatcataatataattaaatcgattttctgcatcaataaaaaaatcataaaaccacaaaatcaatatattatttttaaatcgaaatcGGAAATAAATGATATCGATAagcaaaattgaaattaaaatcaaaaatttttatttcgatttcaAGCCctggtttaaatattatagtttactttttaaaatttgttatcaaatatcttaactataaaaaattaaatttattataaaattaaatattcaattttaattgaaagcCTATTCAATGATAGATTTTTTaagcaaaatatgtatattgataaaaaaaattgttttctatgaaatttatcattattttgggtttataaaaaacttatttaatgtacctaattaaaaatcaaaaaaactatttcgataaaaatattaatttttaaatatttaaaactattaattttggtGAAACGGAGTTTCACTTCAATACTCAATAATACTTACTATGATTTACAGTTCCaactatttacaatttatctattttaataaaaaaaaaaaattaaaattaaaaatgtttgtttctaTGTTTCTCAAAAATctagttataaaaacaatttaagaagctaattattgcaaatatttttaaaattaaataatattatatataatttgtataaaaacgtTGTAAAGTCATGTAGCGGAACTAACACAAAGAAAGCTAGTAGTAaagagtaattaaattaattaaatataataagctaGTGAGTAGGTACGTACAAGAATAAGTATAGCGAGAAACTATCAAcagcataatattactaaatactacGGTAGAAGGatactaaattgtatttaatttaataaatgttattaaaccaATTATGTTTCGATTATGTAGCctctgatataatatttacatataactaCTTgcgattttaaatatctttaccTTTGAATCACGGTAAATAAGAATACTCTTTATTAatctataactttaaataattattaatatatgatgatttttaattttttcactgGGTACTGGgtacatactattttaaaaaaattaaaacttttaaattgaaatataacattattaaaaaaaaaaattatagtattatatatatatataaacggtgcatttcgaaaaatgttttgtacttttactATAAAGATTGTTGTATAGTTGTTTTGTATAGTAAGGTTTATTgatcctttatttttttttatcataaatattatttatagaagttttctaaaacatttttaatcatagaTAAGTCAGAATCAACCTGGGACCATTATTTTCATGCCAATGAAGCAAACAAGTCGTTCAGATACTTCTTAGACTTACCGGAATCAGTAATTGAAAAACACATACAGAAGGGTATCAAACCTAGATTAGCTGATTTATATAAGGGAATGGGAGTATACGAATTTCCATCATCTGCGATTGAAGAcggtacacattttaatttcaacggAGATGTAGCAGCGGATACGTACCACAAAACAGATGTAGATGTCAAACTTCTCAAGGAATTGGGTGTCAGTTATCGATAAAACACTAAATAGTTCTGATTttcaatagcaataataaaaataattttattaccaaaTGTTATTAACAGGTTCAAGTTTATCGATTTTCAATAAGTCCAGCTAGAATTATTCCAAAATTACATGATCACACACTGGGAAAGGCTGGAatagcttattataataatctaattgacaaattaattgaaaatggaATCACGCCAAtggtatttatacaattttttcttatcaaaaagttttaaatatggtcaaaaaaataaaaccctaTTATATCGACTTATCTTATGTATctacgttaaaaaaataatataggtaacctTGTACAGCTATGATATGATAGAAACTTGCTCTACAATTGGAGGACTAGCTAATTGGActgtttatcttttttttccaACTTATGCCAGAATCTGTTTTGAGAATTTTGGAGACAGAGTAAGTACATATGCAAATttgaatcatataatataaaattatgtatgtttatttattatttatacatatgaaataaatatgataaatatattgatgtcctattttagtataacgtgttatttaagttttaacaaatAGTTTTAACCTATTAGGTAAAATATTGGACAACAACTGCAGACATACATCTATCGATTGAAGGATGTGGTTCTGAACATTTTGCTCCTGGTTACCAAGAACAAATATTTAGTGGAATTTCTGATTATCTAGCATTACATAACTTTATTAATGGACATGCATTGgtttataatctatacaatgatgaatttaaagaaaaacaaaaaggtaaaacattatttaccaaaatatgtgttttttatgaccaatttagttaataattacaacttataattatttttgtgtacttTTCTATTAAACTACGATAATTCATACTTCATCTGTATCAGGACAAATAAGTATTGCCATTGATGGAACTTGGTTTTACCCCAAAGACCCAAATAATCCAGAACATATAAAATCTGCTGAATCCGCAAGAATTTATAcagtaattattcaataaaatattgtttgtaacacatttttatattcatatattaatgtaattaattactgTTTAGTTTGGTTTAATAGCCCATATATTATCTACTGGAAAATATCCAGAAGAATTTTTAGAGGCTATTGCTAGGActaacaaaaaagaaaaaatacgaCTCGACCGAGTTACACAGTTTACAGAATATGaacagaaattaattaaaggtAAAAGACGTGTCCAAATTCTTTgtttattacaacaaaatatttacataataatctttatattgttaaataaaccaACATCACGttatcaatgttttaaaatatacatcactAATAGCATTTTAGCATGTGTTCAAATATATGTCATTATCACTGATTTTTTAGAATTGCATTTAATACAATCAAACACAATTTTTCTTTCCGTGTTACACATTTCAATTctatcatcaatttttttttctatgaacGCATATGTAtcgacataaataaaaaaaaaatatcctaatgaagattcaaataattttaagcagTTTTGAATATCAcgctaaaatatcaaattatttttatagattcattcgattttattgtattcaacTATTATAGTAGTGTAAAAGTGCGACCAATGACCGATGAAGAATATGCTGCTGAACCTAATCTTAAAAGAAGAGATCGAGGATATTTCATGGACCTTCATAGTACTACACAAACtgaagtaatatattaatatattttcttctattttaaaaatgaatcaattttattgatCGTTGAAACGTTAATTCGTATGATTAAAGGTTTTCGaaggatttttaaattgcttgaAATGGATTAATGAGAAAATGaataatccaaaaatatttattggtgaGAACGGATTTCCTGAGGAAGATGGCATCGatgaaagtgaaaaaaaaatagcttatCATACTGTAAGTTATACGTAATGCATAATGTAATGTAcggtaatttacatttttacgatGTCCTATAGATGAAACTAAACTAAGAATATAAagcattttttgaattattttgtatgatcATCATTAGGGCTAGGATTTCTttgcattttcattttttttcgtttaagtCCAAATTGATTGGTTGTGAGATATATCTACGATTTGGCTTATTTCTGATTAaatagaacaattttttttttttgcatatttttttatatttttaacgtaataCTCAAATTGCAGTTTTGAAAatcttgtttatttaaatggcatttatttaatgttgtgTTTAATTATTGAGTTATTTGTCTAATTGTCAACTATATAACTATCTAAACTAAAATTCACttgttactaaataataataagggaTTCAAACcccttttaaaaatgtgtagtaTTATAAACGGTGTATACGAATCggaagaaaaatatgtaatgttgttttaaatattggacAAAtcgtattgtttaaatatgcaCCAACAACTCCATCATTCGACGTGTAATGGAATTTCAAccaatataaatctattttccGATCTAATCGCGAtcgtttacattaaaaaattaaaaaatacataatataataatataataatagtatatttttgcaaattttgataaataaaatacatattttacaatgttttattgcatagAAATCCTATACCCCTAAATTCATCATGTTTATACATCATACAATGTCCACCTTATAACTTATGAACTGATATAGTGAgaaagaaatttttatttcagggCATTTTGAACAAATTACTTGAAGCATTGGATGAAAACATAAATGTGTTTGGATACTGTGTTTGGTCGTTCATAGATACACTGGAATTCACATTTGGCTATTggtaatcatttaatttggATACATAATTTGCATGTGTAATTTAGTAACTTtgacacataaataatacgtacctATTGGTGCAGTTGTACTATGTacgatattacttatatacataaataatttcattctaTAGGAAGAGATTTGGTATTTATGCGGTAGACTTTAACGATGAATCAAGACCACGTACAAAGAAAAACAGTTTTCCATTTTTCCAACAATTGTTCAAAACGAAGaaattgcaaataaaaaattaaaattaaatattgaaatgaaatattttcatgtcATATTGTTATGGATGGGTAATAaagtatagattttatataatatttatgaaaattagtaaaaaatttttatgtgtAATTACTTTTAGgcaattgaaataattgttaaaatatacacttgaattagacattattaatagaatataattaactatttaatgtaattatttatgccTTCAATAGTACTACAATAATACGCAGAATGTTGTAAATGTTCTTAacgcaaataaatatatataatcaaatattatataaattgttataatattattatatacctttataattGATTCAATTCCTTTTAAATTATGCATCTATATTATCTTGCTGAAGTGACGTAGTCGAATGGTTTTCAAATAACTCTATATAAAATGcctaataaatcaaaaaaggCAGATATCTTTTcgacttattaaattataattattattatagtatcattaattttgtggtgtatataagttatttatacttcAGAAACTCAGATAATTGTGTGTTGTGAACTTGTGAATATGGCGTAGAGTGATTTGaagattgtaattaataaatataatatatttcatatttgttcCTGATTTTGACATACATCGTCTAAATTTGAACTATAAacgtttatgaaaaatatgaatgtataatacatttgattagttttaatgcaagaactatttataaagaatattgtatacaatttttaaaatttttgaatattaaaaattattg contains the following coding sequences:
- the LOC113550657 gene encoding myrosinase 1-like; the protein is MANVIANPDSFVSTKQFPENFLLGTATVAYQVEGAWNEDKSESTWDHYFHANEANKSFRYFLDLPESVIEKHIQKGIKPRLADLYKGMGVYEFPSSAIEDGTHFNFNGDVAADTYHKTDVDVKLLKELGVQVYRFSISPARIIPKLHDHTLGKAGIAYYNNLIDKLIENGITPMVTLYSYDMIETCSTIGGLANWTVYLFFPTYARICFENFGDRVKYWTTTADIHLSIEGCGSEHFAPGYQEQIFSGISDYLALHNFINGHALVYNLYNDEFKEKQKGQISIAIDGTWFYPKDPNNPEHIKSAESARIYTFGLIAHILSTGKYPEEFLEAIARTNKKEKIRLDRVTQFTEYEQKLIKDSFDFIVFNYYSSVKVRPMTDEEYAAEPNLKRRDRGYFMDLHSTTQTEVFEGFLNCLKWINEKMNNPKIFIGENGFPEEDGIDESEKKIAYHTGILNKLLEALDENINVFGYCVWSFIDTLEFTFGYWKRFGIYAVDFNDESRPRTKKNSFPFFQQLFKTKKLQIKN